The following coding sequences are from one Persephonella hydrogeniphila window:
- a CDS encoding sulfite exporter TauE/SafE family protein: protein MELSILGLILGLVIGVSGVGGGMLTTPALTLLMGVPIATAVGTSLLFSAITKVFASFIYIKRGLVCIRLATLLAAGSIPGALLGSYAFHYFFELNPQIASKVVPSFILFMIFASCCFSYYRMFTKNEKVINFDIRNKPYLIPVIGFVVGFDIGFTSIGAGVIVASILLALCPMNPSKIVGTDIVHGFILSIFAGGIHYSLGGVDTGILFLLLQGGIIGVVIGSLISPYLPQKPFRFALNSAVLAFAIMFAKKVF, encoded by the coding sequence ATGGAACTTTCAATATTAGGATTAATCCTCGGCTTAGTTATAGGGGTTTCGGGAGTTGGAGGAGGTATGTTAACGACACCTGCCCTTACTCTGCTCATGGGGGTTCCCATCGCTACTGCGGTGGGAACAAGCCTCCTTTTTTCAGCTATAACGAAGGTTTTTGCTTCATTTATATACATAAAAAGAGGTCTTGTATGTATTAGGCTTGCCACCTTACTTGCAGCAGGGAGCATTCCTGGGGCATTATTAGGAAGTTATGCTTTTCATTACTTTTTTGAGTTAAATCCCCAGATTGCTTCAAAGGTTGTCCCCTCTTTTATTCTTTTTATGATTTTTGCTTCCTGCTGCTTTTCTTACTACAGAATGTTTACAAAGAATGAGAAAGTAATAAATTTTGATATAAGAAATAAGCCTTACCTGATACCTGTTATAGGGTTTGTTGTAGGCTTTGATATCGGGTTTACGTCGATTGGAGCTGGAGTTATTGTTGCCTCTATTCTGCTGGCATTATGTCCTATGAACCCGTCAAAAATAGTTGGAACTGATATAGTACACGGATTTATCCTCAGTATATTTGCAGGAGGAATACATTATTCCCTTGGAGGTGTTGATACAGGTATCCTGTTTCTTCTTCTGCAGGGAGGAATTATTGGGGTTGTAATAGGCTCTCTAATATCCCCTTATCTACCTCAAAAACCGTTCAGATTTGCTCTTAATTCTGCGGTTTTAGCCTTTGCTATCATGTTTGCTAAGAAGGTATTCTGA
- the rsmA gene encoding 16S rRNA (adenine(1518)-N(6)/adenine(1519)-N(6))-dimethyltransferase RsmA, protein MKDRFKTKKKFGQHLLIASGIIQKIVDFMDINGSDIVIEIGVGTGQLTEEILKRKPKKLYGIEIDPQTYPIIKEKFGNIPYFSLIEKDFFDVNLRELSEGKKIKIVGNLPYNVASLILVNMPFYIDIIELTVFMLQKEVAEKLIAKPKTKQYTFLSVFIQTYFDVEYLMSVPARFFKPPPKVTSAVVRMKPKKQIPDFDKKGYKNFVSSLFSSRRKMLRTKIGIEILRKAGIKPELRAEELEVEDFIKLYSEYLLSKHDSKG, encoded by the coding sequence TTGAAGGATAGATTCAAAACGAAAAAAAAGTTTGGTCAGCATCTTCTGATTGCCTCTGGTATTATACAAAAGATTGTTGATTTTATGGATATTAACGGAAGTGATATTGTTATTGAGATTGGAGTTGGAACAGGCCAGCTGACAGAGGAAATACTTAAAAGAAAGCCAAAAAAACTTTACGGAATAGAGATAGACCCACAGACGTATCCTATAATAAAAGAAAAATTCGGGAATATCCCTTATTTTTCCCTCATTGAAAAGGATTTTTTTGACGTAAATCTAAGGGAGTTATCAGAAGGTAAAAAGATAAAAATAGTTGGAAATCTTCCCTATAATGTAGCATCTCTTATACTCGTTAATATGCCATTTTATATAGATATAATAGAGCTGACTGTTTTTATGCTTCAGAAAGAGGTAGCCGAAAAACTGATAGCAAAACCTAAAACAAAGCAGTACACATTTCTTTCTGTTTTTATACAGACATACTTTGATGTTGAGTATCTTATGAGTGTACCGGCAAGATTTTTTAAACCACCTCCAAAGGTAACATCTGCAGTTGTCAGGATGAAACCTAAAAAACAGATCCCTGATTTTGATAAAAAAGGGTACAAAAATTTTGTTTCTTCCCTTTTTAGTTCGAGAAGAAAAATGCTGAGAACTAAGATAGGTATAGAGATTCTTAGAAAAGCAGGTATAAAACCTGAGCTTCGGGCAGAAGAGTTAGAAGTGGAAGATTTTATAAAACTGTATTCAGAATACCTTCTTAGCAAACATGATAGCAAAGGCTAA